A stretch of DNA from Candidatus Sysuiplasma acidicola:
CCTCTCGTGGTTGTTTTCGAACTCGTCGCCGGAAGGATCAACAGCCATCCTGCGCTGTATGTAACCATGTTCCTGGCTCTCGTCGGTATATTTGAGCTGTCCACGAATTTCCCATTGAGCAGTTTCGGTCTCGCCATAAATCCCCTGGGCCTCGCACTCGGCCTGCTTTCTGCGCTAACAGCGGCAATTTACACGCTGCTCTCGCGCCCAATGATAAGCAGGTTCGGTGCCACGACATCCATAACATGGGCGTTGCTGATCGGAGGCGTGTTTGCTATCCCGATGTCAATTGGCCCATCGCTCACGTACTTCGGACATCTGACTGCAACCGCTTTTCTGCCCGTCTTCCTGCTGATTGTGTTTGTCAGCATGATCGGTACCCTGATACCCTTCACGCTTTACATCAGGAGCATGGAAGTGATTTCGGCCACCCGCGCTTCGCTGGCTGGAACCGTGGAACCGCTTTCCGCGGCTGTCTCTTCGCTATTGCTCCTGGGCATTGCCCTTACGCCACTGCAGTATGCAGGAGGCATCATGATTATCTGTTCAGTTGTGCTCATGCAGCTGTCCGGCAAGGCATAGCCTCATCACACGTCCTGCGTTTCCACATCCTGTGCGCAGAGCGTTTAAACGTGCCGGTGTAAGTCGAAGCGGTCAATGCAGCTGCGCGGTGGCACGACACTCAGATTTGTTCGACGGGCATATCGCGGGCCGCTCAGGGCGAAGAATGCAGCACTGTGTAATCGGCAGGCAGGAGCGGTTTCATCCAAATGCAGCGAAAAGATCGCTGGCTGGCAATGATCTCAGTGCTCGCACGTGTCCTGGTGCCTCCCGGGGCGGATAGCGCTTTCCCATTTGTTCACAACATGATTGGCAAGCAGACAATTCTTTAATAACCATCTGCATTTACAAGAGGGAAAGGGGATTGTATCTGGTTAACGCTATAGGGAATGCTGAGTCTCCTGTAAACACCACTGACGGCATCCACGGTATGACTGATATCCTGGGTGGCAGTCATGTTCATGTCGGAGGCACCAGGGAAAGAGTCTGGCTTGAGAGCATTCCCGACGAACCGTCGACGATGGATTTGCACACCTACTGTGCAGTATGCGGCCGAGTAAGGCAGAAAAAAGATCATGGAAAACAGCCTTCCTTCTTTGTGGAGAGCCTTTCAAGACTCATGACACTGCTGCATGGGCGGGAGAGGATCGTCGAGGCGCAGGCGAGGCTGATAGTCAGGAAGATCATGTCCGACGATACAATTTGCGACACATACTCCTCTTCTTACTCACTTCAGGCAGAGCGATATGTGGAAATTGTAAGGAGCTACAGGCCCGATCTGGACGATATGCTCATTCTGCGAAGCACGATATCGTACCGGAAGGGAAAAAAGGGCAACGACGACAGGCAAAAGGACGCTTCGGCTGCGCACCCGGAACAGCCACAATGGAGGTAATTACAGATGGCTTCTATTGTGCACTCTTCACCTGTTAACATCCTCTATTTCGCTTCCTCTCCACTGGTATTTTCTGCCGGGTGCCGGCCAAACGTGTTGTCGGAGATCCGGTGATTCGGCAATGGTTGCATTCAATACAGATCAGATTGAGAGACGCGAAACAGTATTCGCCACACCTCCGGCGCCTCAGGATGAGAGACCGGCTGGCATTTCGCTTACGATCCCGGCATACAACGAAGAGGACAGGATAGGCAAAGCACTCGAATCATACCTGCCCGTGCTCCGGGCTTCCGGTCTTCAGTACGAGGTGAATGTGATCATCGATGGCAATGACGGTACTGAGGCGGTTGCGAATGCATATTCTGCACTGGGAGTGAAGTGTCATAAATTTGATCGCAAACTCGGAAAGGGCGGAGCCATATTTGCCGGTATACGGATGGCGCGATACGGCATCACAGGATATGTGGACGCCGACGGCAGCCTGTCTGCCGTCAGCCTTGCAGAGATCATAAGGCTTGCGAGGGACTACGACTGTGTCGTCGGCTCGCGTTGGATCGTCGGAAGTGCATGGGACAGGAAAGAGCCGCTGTTCAACCGTGTGGCGGGCAGAGTCTTCAATCTTCTGGTGAGGGGCATGCTCGGCGTCCCGATCAGGGATACGCAGTGCGGCGTGAAGTTCTTCCGCACGCATCTCATCACCGAACTGCTTTCCAAAACGGTGGTGACAAACAGGACATTCGACATAGACATACTGTATCATGCGAGACGGGACGGAAGGAGCATGGTTGAAGTGCCAGTCCGGTGGTCCCATGACGAACGGACCAGGATGCCCATCCTGCGGGTCATACCGATCATGCTCGTGACCCTCATAGGCATACGCGTGATGAATCTGCCGCTGCGACGCTACGTTCCAAAGGCAGCAGTAGATTTTTTCGTCAGCAGATATGCACGCGACTGAGGAGCACACAAAATGTTCAGTATGGGTCCAGTCCTTAGCCGGTCACTGACTGGATTCCGATGACTGATATCGTGAACCATGGAAATGCCAACATATGACTCGAACTGTCGCCGGCTTCTGTAGAGTCTGATGTCGATAAATTCTAACTGGCCTCTATTTGTGGCATGGAAATGATCTAAACCACCCTGTATGATGTTAATCTTTATGAGAGTGAATTGCATTTACGGGACCGTCCAAACACAGTAAACTTTTTCCCCATGTAGAAGGTGTCATTGTGAAGCAGAAATGGATGTGTCTGATAACTGCCGTGATGGTGATGCTGTTCCTATCCTCCACCATGGCATTCAGTGGGCAGCGCACAAACTCCGAATTGATCGCAAGACAGAACACCGCCGGCAACGGTTCGCCGATCGCGGCGAATTCAAGGCAATTGGGCATTGCCATGGATGCCCCCACAGGCTCAGACGGAGCAGGACCGGCTATTCCCCACCCCTCCGGGTCTGTAGTCGTCGTTCCTGTCTATAATAAGTTTGTATCTCATAATACCACATCCGTGGTTGTCAACAATTCTGTGCCTTTCCCCGTTGGATCGTTTTCGAAGATCACGGTGACCTATTTCGACACGTATGTCAGCAACCCTTTCGACACGAGCTTCATCGTTGAGGTTAACGGTGTGCAGATCATGGCAGGTAACACCCTTGAACTGGAGAACACGTCTGTGACTGCGAATGTTACAGATTATTATTCCATCCTGCAGGGAACTGCCAGTGTGCTTGTAACATGCCCGCAGTTTAATCCAGGGTACTCGTCTTATCTCTCGGTATGGTTCACATTCTATGCCGGTACGAAAGCACTCCAGCCTTCTGTCGTGCTGCCGGCCTTCACATCCGTCGGATTCCCGACACCGAAAAACGCGTTTCCTGTGAACGTGCCCATTCCCTTCAACGTGTCCCGGTATGCAAACGTGACGTTTCCCTCAAATGTCACCGGCGCATACATCAACTTCTATGAACAGCAGAACGGAAACGACGAATTCTGGTACACGCTGCAGCCGCCGTTCAGAGAATTCAGGATATTCATAAACGGCACACTCATCGACACGATACAACCCTATCCAAACATACAGACAGGCGGCGGCGACCTCTTCCTGTGGCAGCCGATACTCGGAATAGGTGCAGAACTGTATCCGCCGCACGTGATACCGCTCGCGCCGTATCTGCATCTGCTTCACGGAACGAAAACAATACAGATCCAGGTTCTTCAGGATGAAAATCTGTGGATCAGGGTAGCATTGAATTTCATGCTCACCACCGGCAATACCGTAAGCTCAGTCGGTCCGTCAACATCTCTTCAGTTCCGCAACCATTATGTGCAGTCTCCTCAGACGAACACCACTTCAGAGAGCATACCGTTCTCGGCCGCCTACCTTAACGACAGCGAATTCGTGGGCGAAGTGTTTACTTCGCACGGGTCGCAGCGTTCGACACTCTGGAGTAATGCCAGCACATTCAGAAAAACAGTAACGTTCCGCGGAAACTCGACCATATTTGATCCGAGCCTGAACATAGTCGAATCTACTCCGTACGGAGACGGTCTGGTGTATCATCAGAACTTTGCCGTGTATGAGTACATCAATACGACCTACAGTACCTACAGCACGTACCTGGCAACGACGCACGGGCAAAAGCTTCAGATCGTAACGACCGTCCAGAAGAGCGAATACATACAGATCAACGGAACGGATGTGTTTGACATTATATTTTCATCACCTCTTTCCGTGCTTATCGGATTCAATGTTACTCAGGTACGCGACATCACAACAACAACGACCGTATCACTGATGTCATCGGCCGGTTCTTTCACAAACTCCATAACTCAAGTGAATGACACATCTGTGAACGGCACAGGTGCGTTTCTCGGCGAACTGAATTCCGAGTTTGAGATCACATCGCTTGTTTTCAATCACGCATACACGCAGAAGACGGTGAACTCTTTTGCCATAACGGATGGTCAGGAGAGCGCATCCTTTTATCTGAAGGAAATAGCGGTGAACGATTCACTTATTGCCAGAAACGGTACACTGATTTATTATCAGGCATCCTGAGGTCGATGAGCCTGTCGGTCCGGTTTCACACGACCTAAACCTCTTTCACTTTTTTACTCTTCTGCAGTGAAAGACTCATCGTTCAGATTGTGCAGTTCAGACCATGACACGACCACGGAAATCCGTTGTGTTTTCTATGTGTTTTCTATTTGATATCCGTGAGCTGGCTCTAAGCAAAGATAGTTGCGCCGCAACATCAATAGTGTGCGTAAATATGGACAAAAAACAGCATATACTTGATATGCATAACTATGTTCATGAAATCAGTAAGAGTTAGCCTGACTCTGCCTAAAGAAGTGGCAGAAGAATTGAAGAAGATTCCGAACAAGTCGAACTTTGTAGCAGACTCTATTCGCGAGAAGTTGATAAACGAGAAGAAGGCAAGAGTCAAAGAGGCTGCATTGAGGCTGAAGGCTGATTACCTCGCCAACAATGAGCTACACGTTTTTGGCGAGATTGATTCGGAAGATTTTTTGGAATAGGTCGATAGTTTTGAATCAGAAGGAGATTTGGCTGGTGAACCTCACTCCGACCATAGGGGCTGAGATCACCAAATCAAGACCATGCGTCAT
This window harbors:
- a CDS encoding EamA family transporter, yielding MKWRKLTGVYYALFAATLWGLSGTVASALFTIYRMPFLSLLLVRMLLSGLLLFMLFRPKVPRGNTLLLLLFSLSILFVQLTYLGAITYTNAPTATMLQYLMFPLVVVFELVAGRINSHPALYVTMFLALVGIFELSTNFPLSSFGLAINPLGLALGLLSALTAAIYTLLSRPMISRFGATTSITWALLIGGVFAIPMSIGPSLTYFGHLTATAFLPVFLLIVFVSMIGTLIPFTLYIRSMEVISATRASLAGTVEPLSAAVSSLLLLGIALTPLQYAGGIMIICSVVLMQLSGKA
- a CDS encoding glycosyltransferase; translation: MVAFNTDQIERRETVFATPPAPQDERPAGISLTIPAYNEEDRIGKALESYLPVLRASGLQYEVNVIIDGNDGTEAVANAYSALGVKCHKFDRKLGKGGAIFAGIRMARYGITGYVDADGSLSAVSLAEIIRLARDYDCVVGSRWIVGSAWDRKEPLFNRVAGRVFNLLVRGMLGVPIRDTQCGVKFFRTHLITELLSKTVVTNRTFDIDILYHARRDGRSMVEVPVRWSHDERTRMPILRVIPIMLVTLIGIRVMNLPLRRYVPKAAVDFFVSRYARD